In the Loxodonta africana isolate mLoxAfr1 chromosome 1, mLoxAfr1.hap2, whole genome shotgun sequence genome, one interval contains:
- the RIPPLY2 gene encoding protein ripply2: MDIAQSSESGAGECARCRRLLPEASSDQTRRGGADSGSAGFWRPWVDPRGEKEEEAPQQATEAVPDSPGMTGASGKLSQYRHPVRLFWPKSKCYDYLYQEAEALLKNFPIQATISFYEDSDSEDEIGELTWDSEN, from the exons ATGGACATTGCCCAGAGCTCGGAGAGTGGAGCCGGCGAGTGTGCGCGCTGCCGCCGCCTGCTGCCCGAGGCCTCCAGCGACCAGACGCGGCGTGGGGGTGCGGACTCCGG ATCCGCAGGCTTCTGGAGACCGTGGGTTGACCCCCGAggtgagaaagaggaggaggcGCCGCAGCAAGCCACCGAGGCG GTGCCGGATAGCCCTGGAATGACGGGAGCCTCAGGAAAGCTTTCCCAATACAGACACCCAGTCAG ACTATTTTGGCCAAAATCAAAGTGTTATGATTATTTATATCAAGAAGCAGAAGCTCTTCTGAAAAATTTTCCAATTCAAGCCACAATTTCATTTTATGAAGATTCTGATAGTGAAGATGAAATTGGGGAGCTGACCTGGGATTCAGAAAATTAA